One genomic segment of Clostridium estertheticum subsp. estertheticum includes these proteins:
- a CDS encoding rhamnogalacturonan acetylesterase: protein MSKKIKVFIVGDSTAAEKITEKRPETGWGEMIHLFFNGKVEFKNHAVNGRSSKSFIEEGRLKEISDAICSGDFMFIQFGHNDEKDDIERHTDPFTTYKDYISKYIEVAKSSGANPVLLTSIQRRVFNKNGTMPDTHGDYSIAMREVARQFNLPLIDMQEKSKNYFEIIGEEKAKEIFLWVDASESLNYPEGKKDNTHFCENGAKKMAELVVEGIIENNIEPLSRFVKG, encoded by the coding sequence ATGAGTAAAAAGATAAAGGTTTTTATTGTAGGAGATTCAACAGCAGCAGAAAAGATTACTGAAAAACGTCCAGAAACGGGTTGGGGTGAAATGATACATCTGTTTTTTAATGGGAAAGTAGAATTTAAAAATCATGCAGTCAATGGTAGAAGTTCAAAAAGTTTTATAGAGGAAGGACGTTTGAAAGAAATATCTGATGCTATTTGCAGTGGAGATTTCATGTTTATTCAATTTGGTCATAACGATGAAAAAGATGATATAGAAAGACATACAGACCCGTTTACTACATATAAAGATTACATTTCAAAATATATAGAAGTAGCCAAAAGTTCAGGAGCAAATCCGGTGCTTTTAACTTCAATACAAAGAAGAGTATTTAATAAGAATGGAACTATGCCAGATACTCATGGTGATTATTCCATAGCAATGAGAGAAGTTGCAAGACAATTTAATCTTCCACTTATAGATATGCAAGAAAAGAGTAAAAACTATTTTGAAATTATTGGTGAAGAAAAAGCTAAGGAAATATTCTTGTGGGTTGATGCTTCAGAGTCATTAAATTATCCGGAAGGAAAAAAGGATAATACTCATTTTTGTGAAAATGGAGCAAAAAAGATGGCGGAGCTAGTTGTTGAAGGAATAATAGAAAATAATATTGAGCCACTTTCGAGGTTTGTAAAGGGTTAA
- a CDS encoding ABC transporter permease produces the protein MLAVFLKEFRSYFTSAIGYIFIGTFLLITGIFFTMYNLLAASPTYNNTLQSLITIFLFIIPILTMKIISEETKTKTDQLLFTSPLKIRDIILGKYFAAVAIFTISLLITVLYPLILSMFGNVSPSEIFTGYIGMFLLGATLISIGLFVSSLTENQVTSAVISFGVLLFIFLIDSIEQALPSTRISSIIFVLVMVGIFAFGVYFSTKNIYAASVTAVAGIIITIGIYLAKKELFDGMIQKVFQWFSLIKRYDLFSQGILSLNSVVYYLSFIVAFIFLTIRMVDKRRWS, from the coding sequence ATGTTAGCTGTATTTTTAAAAGAATTTAGATCATATTTTACTTCAGCTATTGGTTATATTTTTATAGGAACATTTCTATTAATAACAGGAATCTTTTTTACAATGTATAATTTATTAGCAGCAAGTCCAACGTATAATAATACGCTTCAAAGTCTAATTACAATATTTTTGTTTATTATTCCGATATTAACCATGAAGATTATATCTGAAGAAACTAAAACTAAAACAGATCAATTATTGTTTACTTCACCATTAAAAATAAGAGATATTATATTGGGTAAATATTTTGCAGCTGTAGCTATTTTTACTATTTCTCTTTTGATAACGGTTTTATACCCACTAATTTTAAGTATGTTTGGAAATGTCTCACCATCTGAAATATTTACAGGATATATTGGTATGTTCTTGCTTGGAGCAACTTTAATATCTATAGGTTTATTTGTATCAAGTTTAACAGAAAATCAAGTTACATCAGCAGTAATATCTTTTGGAGTATTACTTTTTATATTTTTAATAGATAGTATAGAACAGGCACTTCCTAGCACTAGAATTTCTAGCATAATTTTTGTTCTAGTTATGGTGGGGATATTTGCTTTTGGTGTTTATTTTTCAACTAAAAACATATATGCAGCATCAGTTACCGCAGTAGCAGGCATAATTATAACTATAGGAATATATTTAGCAAAAAAGGAACTTTTTGATGGAATGATTCAAAAGGTTTTCCAATGGTTTTCTTTAATAAAACGGTATGATTTATTCTCGCAAGGCATATTAAGTCTGAATTCTGTGGTGTATTACTTATCATTTATTGTGGCATTTATATTTTTAACTATAAGAATGGTTGACAAGAGAAGATGGAGTTAA
- a CDS encoding ABC transporter ATP-binding protein — protein sequence MIEMENVTKCYGNQVALDGLNLTVKKGEILGFLGPNGAGKSTAMNILTGYISATNGNVRIDGIDILENPEAVKKKIGYLPEIPPLYLDMTVEEYLKFVFRIKKVKSDSIEQSMIKIMSLVKILDVRGRLIKNLSKGYKQRIGLAQALVGDPEVLVLDEPTVGLDPKQIIEIRNLIQKIGNTCTIILSSHILSEVSAICHRVIIINKGKIVASGTPEELSKGVNSSNKVLLRVKGVKEDVYKHIKAVEDVKSVEEQGVHENGTVDLLVEAKNNLDIRETLFVTLSQAGFIILMMKSKEINLEEIFLDVTTNKKVGGM from the coding sequence ATGATAGAAATGGAAAATGTAACAAAATGTTATGGAAATCAAGTAGCATTAGATGGTCTTAATCTTACAGTGAAAAAAGGAGAGATATTGGGATTTCTAGGGCCAAATGGTGCTGGTAAATCAACTGCCATGAATATTCTCACAGGGTATATATCCGCAACAAACGGTAATGTAAGAATTGATGGTATTGACATACTTGAAAATCCAGAAGCTGTAAAGAAAAAAATAGGATATCTTCCTGAAATACCTCCATTATATTTGGATATGACTGTTGAGGAGTACCTTAAGTTTGTATTTAGAATAAAAAAGGTTAAATCTGATTCTATTGAGCAAAGTATGATAAAAATAATGTCACTTGTCAAAATATTAGATGTTAGAGGAAGGCTTATAAAAAATCTTTCTAAGGGTTATAAACAAAGAATAGGGCTGGCTCAAGCTTTAGTTGGAGACCCTGAGGTACTTGTTCTAGACGAACCTACGGTAGGTCTAGACCCAAAGCAGATTATAGAAATAAGAAATCTAATTCAGAAAATAGGAAATACGTGTACCATTATATTAAGTTCACATATATTATCAGAAGTTAGTGCAATCTGTCATAGGGTTATTATAATAAATAAGGGCAAGATTGTTGCTTCTGGAACTCCAGAAGAATTATCAAAAGGAGTAAATAGCAGTAACAAAGTCCTTTTGAGGGTTAAAGGGGTAAAAGAGGATGTATATAAACATATAAAAGCAGTGGAAGATGTTAAATCAGTTGAGGAGCAAGGTGTTCATGAGAATGGTACGGTAGATCTTTTAGTTGAGGCAAAAAATAATTTGGATATAAGAGAAACATTATTTGTTACGCTTAGCCAAGCTGGGTTTATTATATTAATGATGAAGAGCAAGGAAATTAATCTTGAAGAAATATTCTTGGATGTTACAACAAACAAGAAAGTAGGAGGTATGTAA
- a CDS encoding AraC family transcriptional regulator → MFKIYKNFDNKLFLKFIVPYIFILAVPLVMGFGVYRIAANIVKEDIKESNISMLNQSKNIVEKQLQQIDHLSIQLATNDKLASLFDLKEPLLDSDYLKIKNVIEELNKYTSNMDYLSGYYIYLKNSNYIITQDTLYKADIYYNMVLKFKDLEYKTWVNMLMSNHFAPEYVSLKSYDVKGLGSNNTNFVQSVPFGYNKKPMGAVTISFENEKIKELISYIDISKGGFVYVENKKGELITSLPENMNLSNRMDSKELTKKEGFFSKNIDGKKMMVTYITSKERGWKYVIVLPADLVFANLNGFTFITVKLFLITLLVGILVASILAYRNSKPVFDIVKQLKQFNSDESVVNKNTFSSINGSVSNLILTNNELQKDIDNQKSLIHSAFLEKLIRGQIYNEAEFLAISAYVGIDISKGKSIVILLKVFNNESTVINLNNEIIKELNISKAIIRGVLTKHFTGNVFFHDIDQQTIAIILNSDIKDTEAFYKKIEDNVANVKKELLDNINLKVDASGGEPYSNPLELWHSFEQAVHALDNFDGKYSIVWSHNLEIETENYYYPLDVEQKLLNHTKIGDKGQVNKLLDFIYYENFETRNLNSCKSYDVVKELKSTIRKMLPDFKDNEDSKNNEDIKDINNILREVNSKNSYDVNFKLVANAYYNLCDLILVQKGNSNLNLMNKIKRYIESNYMDKNLCLYKVSSEFNLSEGYFSHLFKEQTDINFTDYLEKTRLNNANILLKNRELTITGISEMVGYNSAQSFRRAFKRLFGVSPTDVRKN, encoded by the coding sequence TTGTTTAAAATATATAAAAACTTTGATAATAAACTTTTTTTAAAATTCATTGTGCCATATATTTTTATATTAGCAGTTCCATTGGTCATGGGGTTTGGTGTTTATAGAATAGCTGCAAATATTGTTAAGGAAGATATCAAAGAATCAAATATATCTATGCTTAACCAATCAAAGAATATAGTTGAAAAACAACTACAGCAAATAGATCATTTATCTATTCAACTAGCGACCAATGATAAATTAGCTAGCCTATTTGACCTTAAGGAACCACTTTTAGATAGTGATTACTTGAAAATTAAAAACGTAATTGAAGAACTCAACAAGTATACTAGCAATATGGATTACTTATCTGGTTATTATATTTATTTAAAGAATAGCAATTATATTATAACTCAAGATACTCTGTATAAGGCAGATATTTATTATAATATGGTTTTAAAATTTAAAGATTTAGAGTATAAAACATGGGTTAATATGTTGATGAGTAATCATTTTGCTCCAGAGTATGTTTCACTAAAATCATATGACGTAAAGGGTTTAGGTTCTAATAATACAAATTTCGTTCAATCAGTTCCTTTTGGATATAATAAAAAACCAATGGGTGCAGTAACAATATCTTTTGAAAATGAAAAAATAAAAGAACTAATTTCATATATTGACATATCAAAAGGAGGATTTGTTTACGTTGAAAATAAGAAGGGAGAACTAATAACCAGTTTACCTGAGAATATGAACCTAAGTAATCGAATGGACTCAAAAGAGTTAACAAAAAAGGAAGGATTTTTCTCCAAAAATATTGATGGCAAGAAAATGATGGTTACATATATAACATCTAAAGAAAGAGGTTGGAAATATGTTATTGTATTGCCAGCTGATTTGGTATTTGCTAATTTAAACGGCTTTACGTTTATTACAGTTAAATTGTTTTTAATAACTCTTTTAGTAGGAATTTTAGTTGCAAGTATTCTTGCTTATCGTAACAGTAAACCAGTTTTTGATATTGTTAAGCAGTTAAAACAATTTAACTCAGATGAATCGGTTGTTAATAAGAATACATTCTCTTCAATAAATGGGAGTGTTTCTAATTTGATCCTAACAAACAATGAACTTCAAAAGGATATAGATAATCAGAAGTCTTTAATTCATTCAGCTTTTCTTGAGAAGCTTATACGTGGGCAAATATATAATGAGGCAGAATTCTTAGCAATTTCTGCTTATGTAGGGATTGATATTTCAAAAGGTAAAAGTATTGTAATATTACTTAAAGTATTTAACAATGAGTCAACTGTAATAAATCTAAACAATGAAATTATAAAGGAATTAAATATTTCTAAAGCAATTATTAGAGGGGTATTAACAAAACATTTCACAGGAAATGTATTTTTTCATGATATAGACCAACAAACAATTGCTATTATATTGAATTCTGATATAAAAGATACAGAAGCTTTTTATAAGAAAATAGAGGATAACGTAGCAAATGTTAAAAAAGAACTTTTAGATAATATTAATTTAAAAGTTGATGCTTCTGGAGGAGAACCTTATTCAAATCCTTTGGAGCTTTGGCATTCATTTGAACAAGCTGTACATGCTTTAGATAATTTTGATGGTAAATATTCAATAGTTTGGTCTCACAATCTTGAGATAGAAACTGAAAATTACTATTATCCACTAGATGTTGAGCAAAAATTATTAAATCATACAAAAATAGGAGATAAAGGTCAGGTTAATAAACTTTTAGATTTCATTTATTATGAAAACTTTGAGACTAGAAATTTAAATTCTTGTAAAAGTTATGATGTTGTAAAGGAGTTAAAAAGTACTATTAGAAAAATGCTGCCTGATTTTAAGGATAATGAAGATAGTAAAAATAATGAGGATATAAAGGATATTAATAATATTTTAAGAGAAGTAAATTCAAAAAATTCTTATGATGTTAATTTTAAGTTGGTAGCGAATGCTTATTACAATTTATGCGATTTAATACTAGTACAGAAAGGCAATTCTAATTTAAATTTAATGAATAAAATTAAAAGGTATATTGAATCAAATTATATGGATAAAAATTTATGTCTTTATAAAGTATCTTCAGAATTTAATTTAAGCGAGGGTTATTTTTCACATCTTTTCAAAGAACAAACAGATATTAATTTTACAGATTATCTAGAAAAAACTAGACTTAATAATGCAAATATTCTTTTGAAAAATCGTGAATTAACAATTACAGGGATTTCTGAGATGGTTGGGTACAATAGTGCACAGTCATTTAGGAGGGCTTTTAAAAGGTTGTTTGGAGTGAGTCCAACTGATGTCAGAAAAAATTAG
- a CDS encoding GldG family protein has product MKKLQIKNTFKNNKFKYGGYAALITSMVLVILLVANLVIDKMDFKYDMTKNKLYSLSNQSYKVMDKLSRDINIIIFSKQSSYDQGMTEIINKYPSKSKKITVKYIDPTTNPQVAKKYSSTENEIANGSIVVESAGKFKAIKESELYNTTQDQTTGETSVKSLAVEQKITGAIMYVAGDKNSVVYNLQGHKEKALATEVSSDLSNQNFIVKQLNLLTNVWKPEAGDMLLVSSPSADISKDELIKLKGFFSKGGHGIFLMDVQKGKFLNFDNLMSTFGIQIEHSLIVEGDSKKYYREPAYLIPRMNSHAIIDPMVSANLPILFPVAQPIEQLKVKKASLKVEPLLTTSEESFGKKDINSTTTQKASGDIDGPFDVAVAITDTQETSVAKIVVFSSSGFINVAAGGNLDLFMNSMNWVQDLKENISITPKDLTTQTLEITKAQTLGFSALVIIVIPAIVLIMGVVVWIRRRHL; this is encoded by the coding sequence ATGAAAAAGTTACAAATTAAAAACACATTTAAAAATAATAAGTTTAAATATGGTGGTTATGCAGCACTAATTACATCTATGGTACTTGTAATATTACTGGTTGCTAACTTAGTAATTGATAAAATGGATTTTAAATATGATATGACAAAGAATAAATTATATTCATTATCAAATCAATCTTATAAGGTTATGGACAAGCTAAGCCGTGATATTAATATTATTATCTTTTCAAAGCAGAGTAGTTATGATCAAGGAATGACAGAAATAATAAATAAATATCCTAGTAAATCTAAGAAAATAACTGTAAAATATATAGACCCAACTACTAATCCTCAAGTTGCAAAAAAATATAGTAGCACTGAAAATGAGATTGCAAATGGTAGTATAGTTGTTGAGAGCGCTGGTAAATTTAAAGCTATTAAGGAAAGTGAGTTATATAATACCACCCAGGATCAAACTACTGGTGAAACATCTGTTAAATCTCTTGCAGTGGAACAAAAAATCACAGGAGCTATAATGTACGTTGCAGGCGATAAAAATTCAGTTGTTTACAATTTACAAGGGCATAAGGAAAAAGCTTTAGCTACTGAAGTTTCTAGTGACTTAAGTAATCAAAACTTTATAGTAAAACAATTGAATTTATTAACAAACGTTTGGAAACCGGAGGCTGGAGACATGCTTCTTGTTAGTTCTCCATCAGCTGATATAAGCAAGGACGAATTAATTAAGTTAAAAGGTTTCTTTTCAAAAGGCGGTCATGGAATATTTTTAATGGATGTTCAAAAGGGTAAGTTCCTAAATTTTGACAATCTTATGAGCACTTTCGGAATTCAAATTGAACATTCTTTAATAGTAGAAGGAGATTCAAAAAAATATTATAGGGAACCTGCATACCTTATTCCTAGAATGAATAGTCATGCAATTATTGATCCAATGGTTTCTGCAAATCTACCTATTCTTTTTCCAGTGGCACAACCAATTGAGCAACTAAAAGTTAAGAAGGCTTCTTTAAAAGTTGAGCCTCTACTTACGACGTCAGAAGAGTCTTTTGGAAAGAAAGATATAAATAGCACAACAACGCAAAAGGCATCTGGGGACATAGACGGTCCTTTTGATGTAGCAGTTGCTATAACTGATACCCAAGAAACAAGTGTGGCTAAAATTGTTGTTTTTTCATCTTCAGGTTTTATTAATGTAGCAGCTGGTGGTAATCTAGACCTTTTCATGAATAGTATGAATTGGGTACAGGACCTTAAGGAAAATATTTCTATTACGCCAAAAGATTTAACAACGCAAACCTTAGAAATCACTAAGGCACAAACACTTGGATTTTCTGCTTTAGTTATAATAGTAATTCCTGCTATAGTTCTTATCATGGGGGTTGTAGTATGGATTAGGAGGAGACATTTATGA